The proteins below come from a single Vibrio natriegens NBRC 15636 = ATCC 14048 = DSM 759 genomic window:
- a CDS encoding ABC transporter substrate-binding protein has product MKTMKSKLAVALIAAGLSFNSLAADIKVGYAADPVSLDPHEQLSGGTLQMSHMVFDPLVRFTQEMDFEPRLAESWERINDTTVRFKLREGVKFHSGNTMTADDVVWTFERLQNSPDFKAIFDPYEKIVKVDDNTVDLVTKGPYPLVLQTATYIFPMDSKFYTGKTEDGKDKSELVKHGNSFASTHVSGTGPFIVTSREQGVKVEFERFKDYWDKESKGNVDKLTLVPIKEDATRVAALLSGGVDMIHPVAPNDHQRVKDAEGIDLVTLPGTRIITLQMNQNSNEALKDVRVRQAIVHAINNEGIVKKIMKGFATAAGQQSPAGYVGHNDKLVPRYDLKKAKELMKEAGYEDGLTLTMIAPNNRYVNDAKVAQAAAAMLSKIGIKVDLKTMPKAQYWPEFDLCSADMLMIGWHSDTEDSANFNEFLTMTRNEETGRGQYNCGHYSNPEMDKVVEAANVETDPAKRAEMLQGVEATLYNDAAFVPLHWQSEAWGAKSNVKAADIVNPMVMPYFGDLVVE; this is encoded by the coding sequence ATGAAAACCATGAAAAGCAAATTAGCAGTGGCGCTAATCGCTGCGGGACTAAGTTTTAACTCGTTGGCAGCAGACATTAAAGTTGGCTACGCTGCTGACCCGGTATCGCTTGACCCGCACGAGCAGCTATCTGGTGGTACACTGCAAATGTCACACATGGTATTTGACCCACTAGTTCGTTTCACTCAGGAAATGGATTTTGAACCTCGCCTAGCAGAAAGCTGGGAGCGTATTAACGATACGACAGTGCGCTTCAAACTACGTGAAGGTGTGAAATTCCACTCTGGTAACACAATGACTGCAGATGACGTTGTATGGACATTCGAACGTCTGCAAAACTCTCCAGACTTTAAAGCTATCTTCGACCCATACGAAAAAATCGTTAAAGTTGATGACAATACGGTTGATCTTGTGACTAAAGGTCCTTACCCACTTGTTCTACAAACTGCAACGTACATCTTCCCAATGGACAGCAAGTTCTACACTGGTAAGACTGAAGACGGCAAAGACAAATCTGAGCTAGTGAAGCACGGTAACTCATTTGCATCAACTCACGTTTCTGGTACTGGTCCATTCATCGTGACATCACGTGAGCAGGGCGTAAAAGTAGAATTTGAACGCTTCAAAGACTACTGGGACAAAGAGTCAAAAGGTAACGTTGATAAGCTAACGCTAGTACCGATCAAAGAAGATGCGACTCGTGTTGCAGCGCTACTTTCTGGCGGCGTAGATATGATTCACCCAGTTGCGCCAAACGATCACCAACGTGTGAAAGATGCTGAAGGTATCGATCTGGTAACCCTACCTGGTACTCGTATCATCACGCTACAAATGAACCAAAACAGCAACGAAGCGTTGAAAGACGTTCGCGTTCGTCAGGCGATTGTACATGCCATCAACAACGAAGGCATCGTGAAGAAAATCATGAAAGGCTTCGCAACGGCAGCTGGCCAGCAAAGCCCAGCAGGTTACGTTGGTCATAACGACAAGTTAGTTCCTCGCTACGATCTGAAGAAAGCAAAAGAGCTGATGAAAGAAGCGGGCTACGAAGACGGCTTGACACTAACCATGATTGCGCCAAACAACCGTTACGTGAACGATGCAAAAGTTGCACAAGCAGCGGCGGCTATGTTGTCTAAGATCGGTATCAAGGTTGATCTGAAGACAATGCCTAAAGCGCAATACTGGCCTGAGTTTGATTTATGTTCTGCTGACATGCTGATGATCGGTTGGCACTCAGATACTGAAGATTCTGCAAACTTCAACGAATTCCTAACCATGACTCGTAACGAAGAAACTGGTCGTGGTCAGTACAACTGTGGTCACTACTCAAACCCAGAAATGGACAAAGTAGTAGAAGCAGCTAACGTTGAAACAGACCCAGCGAAACGTGCAGAAATGCTACAAGGTGTAGAAGCAACGCTATACAACGACGCAGCATTCGTACCGCTACACTGGCAAAGTGAAGCGTGGGGCGCGAAGTCTAACGTGAAAGCAGCAGACATCGTGAACCCAATGGTTATGCCTTACTTTGGCGACCTAGTGGTTGAATAA
- a CDS encoding ABC transporter permease encodes MFSFLVKRLFQALIVMFVISLVAFAIQDNLGDPLRELVGQSVSESERQALRDELGLNDPFITKYTRFVGNALQGDLGTSYFFKRPAVDVILDKLVATLELVFGATLIIIAFSIPLGVYSAIHPKSIFTKFVMAMSSVGISIPVFLTAIMLMYVFSIELGWLPSYGRGETSNLLGWESGFFTIDGIKHLILPCIALASIMLPLFIRLVRSEMLEVLSSEYIKFAKAKGLNLQKIYYQHALKNTMLPVLTVGGVQIGTMVAYTILTETVFQWPGTGFLFLEAINRVDTPLITAYVIFVGLIFVVTNTIVDLLYGIINPTVNLTGKGA; translated from the coding sequence ATGTTTTCGTTTCTGGTCAAGCGCCTGTTTCAGGCACTGATAGTGATGTTTGTGATCAGTTTGGTGGCGTTTGCCATTCAGGACAACCTGGGTGACCCGCTGCGTGAGCTTGTAGGTCAATCGGTTTCGGAGTCGGAGCGTCAAGCGCTGCGTGATGAACTGGGCCTGAACGATCCCTTTATCACAAAGTACACGCGCTTTGTTGGTAATGCACTGCAAGGTGATTTAGGTACTTCATACTTTTTCAAGCGCCCAGCGGTTGATGTCATTCTTGACAAGCTGGTGGCGACGCTAGAGCTCGTGTTTGGCGCGACGCTCATTATTATTGCTTTCTCAATACCACTTGGGGTGTACTCCGCGATTCACCCGAAAAGTATCTTTACCAAATTTGTTATGGCGATGAGTAGTGTCGGCATTTCGATTCCGGTTTTCCTGACCGCAATCATGCTGATGTACGTCTTCTCCATTGAGCTCGGCTGGTTGCCTTCCTACGGGCGGGGTGAAACATCGAACCTTCTTGGTTGGGAATCTGGCTTCTTTACCATTGATGGTATCAAGCATCTGATCCTGCCATGTATTGCGCTGGCTTCTATCATGTTGCCGCTGTTCATTCGTCTGGTTCGTTCAGAAATGCTGGAAGTATTGAGCTCTGAGTACATCAAGTTCGCAAAAGCGAAAGGCTTGAACTTACAAAAAATCTATTACCAACATGCACTGAAAAATACCATGCTGCCAGTACTGACAGTGGGTGGTGTGCAAATTGGTACTATGGTGGCATACACCATCCTAACCGAAACTGTATTCCAATGGCCGGGTACGGGTTTCCTTTTCCTAGAGGCGATTAACCGTGTAGATACACCGCTAATCACTGCCTACGTTATCTTTGTTGGTCTGATCTTCGTGGTAACCAATACCATCGTTGACTTGCTGTACGGCATCATCAACCCAACTGTGAACCTAACTGGAAAAGGAGCTTAA
- a CDS encoding ABC transporter permease: MSQSNAAAAPSAWERFKNSDFLYYFKRDKVAMASFTVFMVFLVLALAAPILAPTDPYDLTSIDIMDSELPPSWMEDGDERFVLGTDEQGRDILSTILYGSRLSLTIGFLAVGLQLVLGIIIGLSAGYFGGRIDSFLMRFADVQLSFSTMMVAIIVSAIFKASFGSDFYSQYAVVMLVVIIGVAEWPQYARTIRASVLAEKKKEYVEAARVMGFKAPRIMFRHILPNCLSPILVISTVQVANAIMSEAALSFLGLGLPVDQPSLGALISIGFNYIFSGAWWITAFPGIVLVTLVLVINLLGDWLRDVFNPKLYKG; this comes from the coding sequence ATGAGCCAATCAAATGCAGCGGCAGCTCCTTCTGCATGGGAGCGCTTTAAAAACTCGGACTTTTTGTATTACTTTAAGCGCGACAAAGTTGCGATGGCGAGTTTTACGGTATTCATGGTCTTTTTGGTGCTGGCACTTGCTGCGCCTATTCTGGCACCAACTGATCCGTATGACTTAACGTCTATCGACATTATGGACTCGGAACTTCCTCCTTCATGGATGGAAGACGGCGATGAGCGCTTTGTTTTGGGTACCGATGAGCAAGGTCGTGACATTTTATCGACGATTCTTTACGGCTCTCGCTTATCACTGACCATCGGCTTTTTGGCAGTGGGTCTGCAGCTGGTTCTTGGGATCATCATTGGTCTGTCAGCAGGCTACTTCGGCGGCCGTATCGACAGCTTCCTAATGCGTTTTGCAGATGTTCAGCTTTCGTTCTCAACCATGATGGTAGCCATTATCGTTTCGGCGATTTTCAAAGCCAGCTTTGGTAGTGATTTCTACAGCCAATATGCGGTGGTCATGCTGGTGGTTATCATCGGTGTGGCAGAATGGCCACAGTACGCACGTACTATCCGAGCATCGGTTCTGGCAGAGAAGAAAAAAGAGTACGTAGAAGCAGCACGTGTAATGGGCTTTAAAGCACCACGTATTATGTTCCGTCACATTCTGCCTAACTGTTTGTCACCAATCTTGGTTATCTCGACAGTTCAGGTCGCAAACGCGATCATGTCGGAAGCGGCGCTGTCATTCCTTGGCTTAGGTCTACCAGTGGATCAGCCGTCTCTGGGTGCATTGATCAGTATCGGCTTTAACTACATCTTCTCAGGCGCTTGGTGGATCACCGCTTTCCCTGGCATTGTGTTGGTGACATTGGTACTGGTCATCAACCTATTGGGTGACTGGTTACGTGATGTATTTAACCCGAAACTGTATAAAGGTTAA
- a CDS encoding LacI family DNA-binding transcriptional regulator codes for MTQKNKKTRATLQDVADQVGVTKMTVSRYMRNPESVAEKTRVKIAAAIEKLGYIENRAPAMLSKSSSKAIGILLPSLSNQIFASFVQGIEMVTKANGYETLLAHFSYDVEEEERKIASLLSYQVDGLILTESNHTPRTLQMIKNAGVPVVETMELPEQPIDMAVGLDHEDASYSAVKRMLDSGKRTIVYFGARLDTRTKLRMQGYGRAMSEAGLEAKHVLTGEHSSFSLAHELLGRALETYPDLDGVFCTNDDIAIGTILSAQQRGINVPEQLAVVGYNALDIGQTISPKLTSVDTPRFEIGKKSAELLIARLKGEEQPELVVDMGYDITAGESV; via the coding sequence ATGACTCAAAAGAATAAGAAAACACGTGCGACATTACAGGATGTTGCTGACCAGGTTGGCGTAACAAAGATGACGGTTTCGCGTTACATGCGTAACCCGGAATCCGTTGCTGAAAAGACTCGGGTTAAAATCGCCGCTGCGATAGAAAAGCTGGGTTATATAGAAAACCGCGCTCCGGCGATGTTGTCCAAATCCTCCAGTAAAGCGATCGGTATTTTGCTTCCTTCGCTGTCTAACCAAATTTTTGCTTCTTTTGTTCAGGGCATTGAGATGGTCACCAAAGCGAATGGCTATGAGACGCTTTTGGCCCACTTTAGCTATGACGTAGAAGAAGAAGAGCGCAAGATCGCCTCATTACTCTCTTATCAAGTTGATGGGTTGATCTTAACGGAAAGCAACCATACCCCACGTACATTGCAGATGATCAAAAATGCCGGTGTACCGGTGGTAGAGACCATGGAATTGCCGGAACAACCCATTGATATGGCGGTTGGTTTGGACCACGAAGATGCATCGTATAGTGCAGTAAAACGTATGTTGGATTCTGGCAAGCGTACCATTGTCTACTTTGGTGCTCGTTTGGATACGCGAACTAAGCTACGTATGCAAGGCTATGGCCGTGCGATGTCGGAAGCAGGCTTAGAAGCGAAACACGTATTAACCGGCGAACACTCCAGCTTCTCTCTTGCGCATGAGTTACTTGGGCGTGCATTGGAGACTTACCCTGATCTGGACGGTGTGTTCTGTACCAACGATGATATCGCGATTGGTACGATACTCAGTGCCCAGCAACGTGGGATTAACGTCCCTGAGCAACTGGCAGTGGTTGGCTATAACGCATTAGACATCGGTCAGACGATCAGTCCGAAGTTGACCAGTGTGGATACGCCGCGTTTTGAGATTGGCAAGAAGAGTGCAGAACTGCTGATAGCGCGATTAAAAGGCGAAGAGCAGCCAGAGTTAGTGGTCGATATGGGCTATGACATTACTGCGGGTGAGAGTGTGTAA
- the edd gene encoding phosphogluconate dehydratase, with amino-acid sequence MTHSVILNVTERLIERSREARAEFLAHTRIQSEAGKGRTGLSCGNLAHAVAASCSSEKENILNFTQSNIALISAYNDMLSAHQPYQEYPAQIKQVLAQYGHTAQVAGCVPAMCDGVTQGQPGMDMSLFSRDLIAQSTALSLSHNVFDATLLLGICDKIAPGQLMGALSYAHLPTAFVPAGLMATGISNEEKVDVRQKYAAGEVGKEALLDMECRAYHSPGTCTFYGTANTNQLVFEAMGLMLPGSAFIHPHSELRKALTDHAALKIASMTAGSSNFRPLAEVVTEKSLINGIIALLASGGSTNHTIHMVAVARAAGILLTWQDISDLSEVVPLLARVYPNGPADMNAFQAAGGVPALLHRLNESELLHRDVKPVFGEFSDQMTIPSLNNGQLVWTACQRSLDGDVIAAPEAVFQHTGGTRVLDGNLGKAVVKVSAVKEEQRIIEAPAVVFQCQHEVEAAYKRSELNKDCIVVVTHNGPAANGMPELHKLMPILGNVQKMGFKVALVTDGRLSGASGKIPSAIHVSPEAIRGGAIGLVRDGDVIRVDCQTGELNNLTDTSGREVIQLDTESTQKTWGRGFFEVIRHNVSSADQGASFIV; translated from the coding sequence ATGACCCACTCCGTTATTCTCAATGTAACCGAACGTCTTATCGAACGAAGCCGTGAAGCTCGCGCCGAATTTTTAGCACATACTCGTATTCAGTCGGAAGCGGGTAAAGGTCGTACCGGTTTATCCTGTGGAAACCTAGCGCATGCGGTGGCTGCGTCATGTTCTTCCGAGAAAGAAAATATTCTCAACTTTACACAGTCTAATATCGCGCTCATCAGTGCCTACAATGACATGTTGAGTGCCCACCAGCCTTACCAAGAATATCCAGCGCAAATTAAACAAGTACTGGCGCAATATGGGCACACCGCTCAAGTAGCAGGCTGCGTACCCGCCATGTGCGACGGCGTGACTCAAGGTCAGCCTGGCATGGATATGTCGCTGTTTTCTCGTGACTTAATTGCTCAATCGACGGCGTTATCTTTAAGCCATAATGTCTTTGACGCGACCCTGCTGCTTGGTATCTGCGACAAAATCGCACCAGGACAACTGATGGGGGCGCTCTCTTACGCTCACCTGCCAACGGCCTTTGTACCTGCTGGTTTAATGGCAACCGGCATCAGCAACGAAGAAAAAGTCGATGTACGCCAAAAATACGCGGCTGGCGAAGTAGGCAAAGAAGCACTGCTGGACATGGAGTGCCGTGCTTATCACTCTCCTGGCACCTGCACTTTCTACGGCACCGCAAATACCAACCAACTGGTCTTTGAAGCCATGGGCCTAATGCTACCGGGCTCTGCGTTTATCCACCCGCATAGTGAACTGCGTAAAGCACTAACAGACCATGCGGCACTGAAGATAGCGTCCATGACTGCAGGCTCCAGCAATTTCCGTCCTCTGGCTGAAGTTGTAACGGAAAAGAGTTTAATCAACGGTATCATTGCGCTGCTGGCATCTGGCGGCAGTACTAACCACACCATTCATATGGTCGCCGTCGCTCGCGCAGCAGGCATCTTGCTCACCTGGCAAGACATCAGTGACTTGTCCGAAGTGGTGCCTCTGCTGGCGCGTGTTTATCCAAACGGTCCGGCGGATATGAATGCATTTCAGGCCGCTGGCGGCGTTCCAGCCTTGTTGCATCGACTGAATGAATCCGAGCTACTGCACCGCGATGTAAAACCGGTTTTCGGAGAGTTCTCTGATCAGATGACGATTCCATCTTTGAACAATGGCCAGTTGGTATGGACAGCCTGTCAGCGAAGCCTAGATGGCGATGTCATCGCTGCCCCGGAAGCAGTATTCCAACACACTGGTGGCACACGTGTTTTAGATGGCAATTTAGGTAAAGCGGTCGTGAAAGTCTCGGCAGTAAAAGAAGAACAGCGCATTATCGAAGCACCTGCGGTCGTTTTCCAGTGCCAGCATGAAGTGGAAGCGGCATACAAACGAAGTGAGCTCAACAAAGACTGCATTGTCGTTGTAACGCACAACGGTCCAGCTGCGAACGGCATGCCAGAGCTGCATAAGTTGATGCCAATATTAGGTAATGTGCAAAAAATGGGCTTTAAAGTTGCGTTGGTAACCGATGGCCGTTTGTCAGGCGCATCCGGCAAAATTCCATCCGCGATCCATGTATCACCTGAAGCGATTCGCGGTGGTGCAATAGGTTTAGTCCGTGATGGTGATGTTATTCGCGTGGATTGCCAAACGGGTGAGCTGAACAACTTAACCGACACCAGTGGACGTGAAGTCATTCAGCTTGATACTGAATCAACCCAGAAAACATGGGGACGTGGATTTTTCGAAGTGATCCGCCACAACGTTTCCAGTGCAGATCAGGGCGCGAGCTTTATTGTTTAG
- a CDS encoding gluconokinase has product MAGSSVIVMGVCASGKSTIGEQLAKKLGRKFIDGDDLHPRANIQKMASGQPLNDDDRKPWLERIRDAAYSLESKNEHGVIVCSALKKIYRDQIREGNNNVTFLFLDGDMELILNRMRLRQGHFMKENMVKSQFETLERPDNEPQTLVVSIEGDISGVVERSAAELLKQQPVEEAS; this is encoded by the coding sequence ATGGCTGGTAGTAGTGTCATCGTTATGGGCGTTTGTGCGAGTGGAAAAAGTACAATCGGCGAGCAACTAGCGAAAAAGCTAGGACGAAAATTCATTGATGGTGATGATCTTCACCCACGAGCGAACATCCAGAAAATGGCATCAGGCCAGCCTCTGAACGATGACGATCGCAAGCCATGGCTAGAACGTATCCGTGATGCCGCATACAGCCTGGAAAGTAAAAACGAACACGGCGTGATCGTTTGTTCGGCTCTGAAAAAGATCTACCGCGATCAAATCCGAGAAGGCAACAACAACGTGACTTTCCTGTTTTTGGATGGCGACATGGAATTGATCCTTAACCGCATGCGTCTTCGTCAAGGCCACTTCATGAAAGAAAACATGGTGAAAAGCCAGTTTGAAACCCTTGAACGCCCAGATAATGAACCGCAAACCCTAGTGGTAAGCATTGAAGGTGACATCAGTGGTGTTGTGGAGCGCTCTGCAGCAGAACTCTTAAAACAGCAACCGGTTGAGGAGGCATCATGA
- a CDS encoding GntP family permease, with protein sequence MEQLAQAPDPTYLLTIAGLAIAALLVLIIKLKVHAFASLTMVSLGTAIATGVSTDKVVPTMMSGFGGTLASVALLVGLGAMIGKILEVTGGAKVLADTLIGRFGEKRAPLALGVASLMFGFPIFFDAGLVVMMPIILSVAARFGGSPLKYALPAAGAFAVMHAFVPPHPGPVAAADFLGANIGLLLVVGILVAIPTWYLGAYLFGLYAGKKFEIPLSTAFFDRDAFADESKAPKFATVMTLLILPVLLICLDTVLNTLAVAGVIDGDSSLVSFLRMLGKTPVALLITLTVCLVVFAKDYGMAKLEKLCGESLAPICGVILVTGAGGMFGGVLRSSGIGDALAGVLTNTGMPVIVAAFVISTCLRVAQGSATVALTTTAALISPVVAASTGLSELDLCFIVIAIAGGATVLSHFNDSGFWLVSRLLEMDEKTTLKTWTVMETLLGGIAFIIVATLSFIL encoded by the coding sequence ATGGAGCAGCTAGCCCAAGCCCCAGATCCTACATACTTACTAACGATTGCAGGCCTTGCTATTGCAGCGTTACTCGTTCTAATCATTAAATTAAAAGTCCATGCTTTTGCATCCCTGACTATGGTGAGTTTGGGGACGGCAATCGCCACGGGCGTATCGACTGATAAGGTCGTACCCACCATGATGAGTGGCTTCGGAGGCACGTTAGCTTCGGTTGCTTTGCTGGTTGGTCTTGGTGCGATGATTGGTAAAATTTTAGAAGTGACTGGTGGTGCGAAAGTACTGGCAGACACTTTGATTGGCCGCTTTGGTGAAAAGCGTGCACCACTTGCACTCGGTGTGGCGTCGTTGATGTTTGGCTTCCCAATCTTTTTCGATGCGGGTTTAGTTGTGATGATGCCAATCATCCTGAGCGTCGCGGCTCGATTCGGTGGCTCACCACTTAAATACGCTTTACCGGCCGCAGGTGCGTTTGCCGTGATGCATGCATTTGTTCCTCCGCACCCAGGTCCGGTTGCCGCAGCAGACTTTCTTGGTGCCAACATTGGCCTGCTGTTAGTGGTCGGTATTTTAGTCGCGATTCCGACTTGGTATCTTGGTGCTTACTTATTTGGCCTTTATGCTGGTAAGAAGTTTGAGATTCCACTTTCCACAGCATTCTTTGACCGTGATGCGTTCGCAGATGAAAGCAAAGCGCCAAAATTTGCGACGGTAATGACGCTGCTTATCCTGCCAGTTTTGCTCATCTGTTTAGACACGGTTCTTAACACGCTTGCGGTTGCTGGAGTTATTGATGGCGATTCATCACTGGTTTCGTTCCTGCGTATGCTGGGTAAAACCCCGGTAGCGCTACTGATCACGCTGACGGTTTGTCTTGTTGTATTTGCTAAAGACTACGGTATGGCGAAGCTAGAAAAACTGTGTGGTGAGTCACTGGCACCGATTTGTGGTGTTATTCTGGTGACAGGCGCAGGCGGCATGTTCGGCGGTGTATTGCGTTCAAGTGGGATTGGTGATGCACTTGCTGGTGTATTAACCAATACTGGTATGCCTGTTATTGTTGCGGCATTTGTTATCTCAACCTGTCTGCGCGTTGCCCAAGGCTCTGCAACCGTGGCACTGACGACAACTGCCGCTCTTATTTCGCCTGTTGTGGCTGCGTCCACTGGTTTGAGCGAGCTTGATCTATGCTTTATCGTGATTGCGATTGCTGGTGGTGCAACAGTGCTTTCACACTTCAACGACTCTGGTTTCTGGTTGGTTTCTCGCTTGCTGGAGATGGATGAAAAAACCACATTAAAAACTTGGACGGTAATGGAAACGTTACTTGGCGGTATCGCGTTTATTATCGTCGCAACATTAAGCTTTATTCTTTAG
- a CDS encoding bifunctional 4-hydroxy-2-oxoglutarate aldolase/2-dehydro-3-deoxy-phosphogluconate aldolase, producing the protein MTTLEQRLKEIKIVPVIAINDVAHALPLAKVLVENGLPCAEVTFRTEAAAESIRIMREAYPDLLIGAGTVLTTEQVDLAIDAGADFIVSPGFNPTTVKYCQQRNIAIVPGVNNPSLVEQAMEMGLRTLKFFPAEPSGGVNMLKALTAVYPVNFMPTGGVSPANVEDYLALKSVIACGGTWMVPTKLMDDGDWEGLAELVRAVNS; encoded by the coding sequence ATGACAACTCTTGAACAACGATTAAAAGAAATCAAAATCGTCCCAGTTATCGCTATTAACGATGTCGCTCACGCACTGCCACTGGCGAAAGTGTTAGTAGAAAACGGCCTGCCATGTGCCGAAGTGACTTTCCGTACCGAAGCGGCGGCAGAATCAATTCGTATTATGCGCGAAGCGTATCCAGACCTGCTAATTGGTGCAGGCACAGTACTGACGACCGAGCAGGTTGATCTTGCTATTGATGCGGGTGCGGACTTTATCGTTAGCCCGGGCTTTAACCCAACGACAGTGAAATACTGTCAGCAGCGTAATATCGCGATTGTACCGGGTGTGAACAACCCAAGCTTGGTTGAGCAAGCGATGGAAATGGGCCTGCGTACACTGAAGTTTTTCCCGGCAGAACCATCGGGTGGCGTGAACATGCTAAAAGCACTGACTGCGGTTTACCCGGTAAACTTTATGCCAACGGGTGGCGTTAGCCCTGCTAACGTAGAAGATTACCTTGCACTTAAGTCGGTTATCGCATGTGGCGGTACCTGGATGGTACCAACGAAACTGATGGATGATGGCGACTGGGAAGGCTTGGCTGAATTGGTTCGCGCGGTTAATTCATAA
- the hutX gene encoding heme utilization cystosolic carrier protein HutX, with amino-acid sequence MYTTCSEAEVKQKVAAALLEDATIPVSSMSEQLGLNEGAITFALPEEMVTRVAGEHAQVILEQLPEWGSVTTIVHSFGSIFETKANFPKGKQAHGYYNLMGREGELHGHLRLDLMEHIALVSKSFRGLESHYIGFFDAEGNCVFKVYLGRDKKRQLFPNQVEAFTQLKKEFAAL; translated from the coding sequence ATGTACACCACTTGTTCTGAAGCAGAAGTAAAACAAAAAGTTGCCGCCGCATTGTTAGAAGATGCAACAATCCCAGTATCAAGTATGTCTGAGCAATTGGGCTTGAATGAGGGAGCGATTACGTTTGCACTACCTGAAGAGATGGTCACACGCGTTGCTGGAGAACATGCCCAAGTCATTTTAGAACAGTTACCGGAATGGGGGAGCGTTACTACGATTGTTCACTCCTTCGGTTCAATATTTGAAACCAAAGCTAATTTCCCTAAAGGTAAACAAGCACACGGTTACTATAACTTGATGGGCAGAGAGGGCGAACTGCATGGTCATTTACGTTTGGATCTAATGGAACATATCGCATTAGTTAGTAAATCATTCCGTGGCTTGGAAAGTCACTATATTGGTTTTTTTGATGCGGAAGGTAATTGTGTTTTTAAAGTGTACTTAGGAAGAGATAAAAAGCGTCAACTTTTCCCGAATCAGGTAGAAGCGTTTACGCAGCTAAAAAAGGAGTTTGCTGCCTTATAA